From a single Silene latifolia isolate original U9 population chromosome 6, ASM4854445v1, whole genome shotgun sequence genomic region:
- the LOC141586843 gene encoding uncharacterized protein LOC141586843, translating into MATSSTPSTTSLGKDSWLRSVMDKCILKDDGSNFLEWESNIKSAALSDNVLTYLTDAPPIEPGARASSAVRTAYDDYVRMLNDIKNVLIWSISPKLKLSCISLNAYEIFTRMITMFSQTPKVRQYDAAAHFFEAKLERGQKVGPHVLKMVEYVDILERLGCKILKTLVVDRILHSLPTKFAHFRVNYNMNDMDKSYHEIHALLTQAERDMEASGSEKGDVLTMKLKNMSLGVKKGKGKEKSQFKKSSKKIDKGKGKAVVNGNPKAKSVKLSEAECFHCNGKGHYRRSCPKYLEDLKEGRVTPIGYKGRASTSKR; encoded by the exons atggcaacttcatccactccatcgactacttcactaggcaaagattcatggctaaggtccgtaatggacaaatgtattttaaaagatgacggtagtaactttcttgaatgggaatccaacatcaaaagtgccgcgttgtccgacaatgtgctcacttacttgaccgatgctcctcctatcgagcccggtgcaagagcttcatcggcggtgcggaccgcctatgatgactatgtgaggatgttgaatgatatcaagaatgtgttgatatggtcaatatcgccaaagctcaagctatcatgcatttctttaaatgcttacgagatattcactcgtatgatcactatgttttcacaaacacctaaagtccgtcaatacgatgcggcggcacacttctttgaagctaagcttgagaggggccaaaaggttggtccccatgtccttaaaatggtcgaatatgttgacatcctagagcgtctagggtgtaagattcttaagactcttgtggtggatcgtatccttcactcactccccaccaagtttgcccactttagggtaaactacaatatgaatgacatggataagagttaccatgaaattcatgcactcctcacccaagcggagagggatatggaggctagtgggagtgaaaagggagatgttttaaccatgaagttaaagaacatgtctcttggagtcaagaaaggaaagggaaaagaaaagtcccaattcaagaaatcgtcaaagaaaattgacaagggaaaggggaaggccgttgtgaatggcaatcccaaggcaaaaagtgtcaagctctccgaggccgaatgtttccattgtaatgggaaggggcattataggaggagttgtcccaaatacttggaggatctcaaggaagggcgtgtgacgcctattg gttataagggacgtgcaagcactagcaaaaggtga